In the genome of Catharus ustulatus isolate bCatUst1 chromosome 1, bCatUst1.pri.v2, whole genome shotgun sequence, the window CAGAGTCAGGAATTTAGCAAGATGCAGACAACCGTGACAAAAGTCAACCaagtagtaataataattaatttctcaaaAGGTTCCTAAAGAAGAATACCTGTTTTACCCTTTAAAAGGGAATAAGATAACCTGCAATTATTTGAGAGCAAAAGAGGATTTAATCTGGGGACAACTTAAGTAACTGTGctcagaaaatattctttcagcagcagtttttgATGAACAAAGAGACAGTAATCCAGAGCAGGTGGGCATGCAGGATTCATGCGGtaattctgattattttctaTACTCATGATAATGCATGtccagttgtttttttttttttttttttttttttattccatgagCTGACCCAGTTAAACGTTTGTGTATTTAATATGCCTGGGAAGCTataattagaatatttttaattattcatcATTCTTAACTCTTCTCTCAAGTGCAGTAATTTAATACAACGTTCTGAATACTGGAAGAGCACCTTGTTTTGAGGAACTTTCTGACAATGCTTAAGCTTCTTTTTCTCATATGGGATATTTTTGCAATCCTGCAATTTTCTGTTAAGGCTAATAATTGTCTTGAAATATTTGTCTTGTTATGAAAATCTGACACTATTTCTATGCTAGAAAAATGATGCAAATTCATTTACCTAAATACATACATTTGAGCACAATGGAAAAAGCTTTGTGTATTTAAAAGTTAAAGTGTATTTTAGGCTTATCAGCCAACTGTACTGGGACTAATTAAACCTGAAGCGTCTGTTTATTTGCTGAACAGATATTATGCAGACCAGGTAAGCCGTGGCATGTTTCCTTCCCATTATTTTGGAAGTGTTCTCTTCAAGATAATCAGcaaataatttacttttctgCTTATTCAGGACACGATCAAACCACTGGAGTTAGTATCAAAATCACAGAGACTCCAAAGAGCTCTGAATAAACATTTATGAAAAATGCTACAAAAATATTAAGCTCTACCAAACTGTAGTATGTCATATTTGCACATACTATTCCTATAATCTGGACTGAGGTAACCTACTTTACAGGGGCCATAGTACATGTTCTTGCtcagcagaaaacatttcaataGAATGTTCAAACAAACCTACTCTAAAATTACTCCCtagaaatgctgaaaacatatttttaaatttatgcaCCAATTAACAGTAAAGCTCATGATTATAGCTGTGATTACAGCTATGGTCACTGCTAATGTCAGGTTAAAAAGTAAATTAGTGTTTAATACCATACACCAAACTAATAATTTTATAGAATTGTGATTTACCACAAGTGTGGAATTACATTATCAATTTACTTGATCACATTTCACCTCCTTTGTAAAAGCTGAAGTGCAAATATATGTAGCTCACTCAGCTGCATTGACTTTCTCTAACTAGTATGCTTGACACCTGTCTGGAGACAAATACCACTTTTTTACATAGACTTCTCCTGGGATTCCTAGGCCCAtgcttaattattttctgtaatctTAGTGAGGCCAATGGACTATTTAGTTTCTACTCAGGTTTCTACATACAAGtcaaaaatgctttattttatgTGGTATGAGACTATTTCAGGCATTGCAGCATTATGGATAACAGCTGAAAGCAGATTTGCTGTAAAGTATCCTGAAACAGTACCACCCAGGGTTTACATAGGAGATAATGCTCTTCTTGCTGGAGACCTTGACATTCCCAAGTGTGTTTCGAACTAGTGCCTGTACATTTTGAGCTGATGCCCGTAGAATGGTTCAGGATTAACCTTTGAACCTCACACTGCCATTGTGAACTGATTTCCATGCACAAGCAGACTGCAGCCTGAGGTGGCcacaaaatataaacatttttgtACAAATACAATGTAAACATTATCAATACCTTTTTTTAACTCCCTCCACTAAAAAGCAACACTAAAAAAACTCCTTTTGGAGTGCTTTCCTGTTTTGCTGAGTGATTGTTACTATCATACCCTCCCCTTTCAAAAAGTTAAATTCAGTCTCTGAGAATACTACACCTTCTGAAAAAATGGGGATAGACATTATGTCTTAGATGTTGAAGAATATGGCTAACAGGGTACCTCTTTTAAAAAAGTAGCAGAGGTGATGTTGCTGTGCTTATCAAGCCCCAGGTTCACACACTAACCCCTGGGGCCCAGTTTTTTTGAAGGGGCGAGACTTTTGCCTTGCACAGAACCTATGAGTGCTGTGTTGCAGCTATTACAAATACTGTTGCAGTGTGAATGGAGATACAGGGTGGGTTGCAGCCCTTCTATTAGCATGAAGGCATGGGCGAGTGGGGGCGTGTTCCCAGCAAGTGTCCTTGCAAGAGCTGGTTGGGGTCCACTGCTGCCCTTTCCTTCAGCTGGCTGAAATGATGCCTGATTTATAGGGGACTGTGGTTGCTGCTCTGCCATCCTCCCTGTAGGAGGAAGAAGCTGCCAGTCCCTTCTCACTATCCCTCCTTGGTGTATGCAAAACATATAGACACCCCTCTCCTAGTCAGTCTCTTTTTCCCCATGCAGTGCCTCTGGCTCAGAGGGGCCAGATCTCTGCAGCTGTTTTGTGCCCACTAAATCAAAGAAGCCCTTTGTAATATTTCTTCTGGTTCTGGGGCAGAGCAAAGTGGGTGGCACGTTGCAGGACTCAATTTCTTCTTATTAATAACTTTGGAGTCTTCCTACCTGTCTCAGACTAATATATTAGGAAATTCACTCCTGTTTTTCTCCTGATGGAAATAATGGTTATGGAAGTACCACATCTCAGCAAAATACTTTCTTTGTACATCTGGATTCTGTGTAAGGCCAGAAAGAATATTTATAAGAAGACAGATGATGGACTGAACATATTCcttctcccagccccattcTCACTCCTTGTCATCTTCCcccaccaaaaaagaaaaaaaaagttgcaccCCTGCCTTGAGATTATCCTCTGCAAAATCACAGGATaatttgagttggaaggaacccttAAAGACTGTCTACTCCAACCCTCTGGCAATAAGCAGGAatatcttcaactagatcaggttgttcagagctctgtccaacctgaccttgaatgtttccagggatggagcacgCACCATTTCTTTGAACAACTTGTTCCAATGTCTTTGCACCCTCATCATAAAAAATTATGTCTAATTTTTTATCTCTAATAAAGTGAGCTTTAATGAGCTCTAGGTGAGTGTATCTGGATATCTCAAGTCTGTGGCAAACACTTGGTGTTTATTAAGAATACACATATGAAATTGTGCATAGATGAAGGAAGCCTAATTTCTTAAAAAACTGAAGATTGGGCTGTATATCTGTATTTAATATTGAGAATACTTGCCTATGAAGATCTCTCCCTACTCTTTTTCTGTCAAAGTCTTACAAAAATTAGATGTTTGTATGTGCAAAATTcaagtaaaactttttttttattacttcctTCTTTCAAGTGTAACATCTATGACCTTAGCAAGGTTTCACATTTGTCCTCCTCCAGCATTTCTGGTTGCCAATGTAAATACACGCCATTATATTTAGAAAATGTTGACATGTTTTTCAGGTGTTGTGACAGCTATTTCTACAAATGCTTTAATGGAACAGTTGCGTTTAAAATACCAACAAAGGCCATGGACTGAAACTCTGAaacttgtttatttttgcatggTAAGAATCACAGGTTAGGTGTGAGAAGGATATGTCGTATAAAAGTATGTTTCcaaggtatttaaaaaattgcttgACTTTCAAAACAACAAGCAAAAttaaccaaccaaaaaaccccatgcaatccaaaaccaaccaaaaaataacCCCGAGAAAAACCTGGTGCCTAATATAGCCTGGCTTCCCACTTTTCTTAGGACAATGAATTATAAAAGTTTCCTGCCCAATTTTAACACTTGAGCAGTCGTTTCTTGCATTGTTTAAACTATTCAGGAGTTAGTACTGATTGTCTACCAATTTAGATTACTTTCCATTCATTATCATTACCATATTCATCGTATGTAAAGACAATTTATTGCCTATAGGACTGGGAGAAAACCCTGAATTTTAGAAACTGGTCTGAAATCTGCTATCTAAACTTTCTGCTACTGCGATATACCATTCCATGCTAGTATAGTCATTCCATGCTTCCTGCCCTTCCAGTAGCTTACTTAAGAATCATCTTCGTAAAGAGCAGATTAGCACAAATGCTGTGAGCTCAGtataaaaattcccatttttttcatacTTCTTTTTAATAATGCTTAATTCAAGCCTTACTCTGAAAACAATTTCCTGAATTTGAACAAAGTGAAAACTCTTCAGCAGTGAGTGTTCTTATTAATTGAAGTGTGAAGTATGAGAAGTTTTCAGATGAGCTTGAAGAGGAACTGGGAGAGTTTGCTTGCTACTGAAGTGAGTATCTTCAACTGGAACTTGTATCCTAATCTAACCAAGTACTCCTGTGGCACTTATTGTTCTCTTCACCCAGGCAGATTTTTTCTAAACTAAAAACAcaagtattttctaaaataaaaacacaagcTTCACAGTGAAATTAGCTGACACATCTAGTGATCAGGTCAAAAGACAGGGGAATGGAAAGCTGCTCCTTGCTCCAAAGGTATCTGGTATGTAATTACTGCACTATAATGTCCTCACAAATCCATTCAGTGCTGCCATTTCAGAGAGAGCTCCAATCATAGGTAACCTCTGTGTTTGACAAAAACAAATAACCAGGGGTTCCTTGTATGGGGCATCTGTGTGCTGTGTCTCTTAACTAGTAACTTAAGCAATCTTTCTTTGTCTCTTGTTTTCACAAATGTGCTAGGAGAACCCACTTCGAAAGCCTGTCAGTAATGCTCCAGATGGTCTATTGCTTTCTTGCATGGAGAAGATAGAAAGGACATTAAATGGTAATGAGCTGTTGGATaactcaaaatatatttttttaatattgtgtGGAATCTCTCAATGCTTCTGTATTGATGTTCTTCACAAAGAGGTCAAATGTACAAACACAGAGGTAGATAAGACTAGAGACTTGCCACTCGTCTTTGGGCTAAACTCAGGCTATAGCTGTTCTTAAAGCCTGAGAATATTTTCTACCCTGCACAGCACTTACTAATCATAATAGTTATCAATAAGTCATTCAAGAGATACTATTTTCTCATTACCTAAATCATATCctttaaagcaagaaaatacGCGTTCTACTTTTTGATCATTGCAGTTTgattaaattgcatttctgttttttgcAGCTAAATCCATGTTTTCTGTGATGAATACGTTGGAACTTTTATCCAGACAAAAAGGGTAAGTTTGTTTATGAATACATGCAAATGAGCAAACATGGCTCCAAGTCCAGAGAGAAATACTATCTGGATGGCTTGTCAACAGTGTTACATTTTAGTGTTCTAATGGAGTGTATTTCCGTATTTTAATTAGTCCTTTGTGGAAGAGGTTGTTGTGTAAAAAGAGGATAAGTGCCTACATCCCAAAGCTGCAGATTGGGGTTAATAGTTTTGAGCAGACCGACATGATAATGCAAAGACCAGAGCACAAATACATGCCTGGTTAGATAGTTTTCAGAAGTTGAAGTGAGGAAGAGTTATTTTTGAAGCATCCCTGGTGTCTCTTCCCGCAACCAAGTGAACTatactaattttcttttataagtgacagaatttttatatttacaagctttttttttttctttttctcatctttctcaGACTTACTGTTCATGTTAGCCCCAGTGGGACTGCCTGCTACATAACATCAACGATGTTTTATGTAGAAATTCAGCTGGAGAACGATGGAGATGTGATGGATGTAAAGTTGGCTCACTTTGAAGAAGCTCCTgtggtaaaattaattttctctgtctctcacCACCCTGTAGTCTCCCACCTGGCTTCCAGCTGTCATGTCAGAAAGGTTTTGACTTCCTTTTGGTCTTGTCACACTTGCAAGCCTGTGCATGACACCAGCTACCTATTTAGGCATCCTAATCTCTCACCTAAACTTACAGCTCAGTTACAGATACTAAATACTCTAGTGctaagtattaaaaaaaaaagtcagctcGCAGGCCCACCTTCCAAAATTTTGTGGTATCATGcataaatatgtttattttcatgcttcAATGTTACCAGTATACAGTAAATAACAGgggtttaaaatattttcctgccaAAGTGAAGTGCAATATATATTCTCAATGGATGTCTTGGAGCTATTCTGGTTTTTATTCTGCCTTCTTTAGGAGcatatatatttctattatttctaatttttttttagcaaaatttctattaaattaTTCACAGAACATCACCATGAAGTTCACATATCATGTTCTGCAGATTTTACAGAATTACAGACAATCCTTCAGATCAAAGATATAACAGCAAGCTGTTGTGGGGGGTTGGGGAACATAAACTCTGTTTTTTGTCAGTAAGTATCCAAATTATTACATTACCTTGGAGTTAATTTTGTCCATCATTTTTAGCTGAAGTCAGCTCTGGAATTTCAAATTGTTCATTTATCCAGCACAGATCTGTTGATCAGTGAGTGCTGGACAATATCATTAGAATGAAAATGCATATTCAGAGAATTCCAGCACAGCCAATAAAAGAAAGACTGGccaagatgcatttttttttctgaaaaagtttATCAACAAactatttctgttcattttacCCTCTTTCACAAAGCCTTTGTTCTTCCAATTTattaatggttttttttaactattgCACTGTTACTCTTGGTTTTGAGTgttcggggttttttttattctaacCATGCAGCTACTTAAAAGTAATGGGGATCAAGCTTATCATTACTAATGAAATGCTTATAAAAGATGTGTCACAAACTTCAAGAAAGATGAAACTCCTGTCTTATTCCTGTAGGTTTGTGATGACTTGGTCCAGCTTCTAAGGTAAAGAATAATGTATAGGGTTTAATGTATTCCTGATGCTAGAACCACTCCAGTGTAAGAACTGAAGGAACTGaagagggcaaaaaaaaaaaaaaaaaaaaggaaagagaatcAGAGAACAATAATATGAATCCAGTAAACAATAGAAGAACTGACCATTTTGGATTCCATTTTTTGTGGGAAGTTGACTCCAATCCTCCATGTTGGAAGTTGGTTGCCGTTGTAACTACTATTACCTGCTTTGAATTTGTAAATTCTAGtctaaaatttcagaaaatataattttgaaaagatGCTTCAGGCTGAGAATTATTTATTACTCAAGTTATTCCACTGAATGCATCTTCTTCAATGGAGCAAGGGTAAAGAGTAGTCCCCAATACATTGGGTCAAGTTGCCAGTCAAACACAGCCTTGAAATACTGGCTTGTGTCTTGATTGCAAGAATTGTAGAACTACGTGGACCCATAGTTTTGGCAATGGACTGATGATGACAATTCAGAACTGGCAGATTTACAGATACAAACTAGGTATtacttttcctctccttctacCAGATACTAAACAGTCTTTGTATTGTCCTTATGCAAATACTTTAACTGCATGTCCTTCAGGCTTCTCTCACAGCAATGAAAGCAAGGTTCTATCACAGGGCCTGagtttctttgaaaatacataGGGAGAGATGTGACCCTAATTTTTCTCATGTAGCAGTAGGGCACTATATATATTTGTTATGT includes:
- the LOC116993909 gene encoding mediator of RNA polymerase II transcription subunit 1-like, whose translation is MEKIERTLNAKSMFSVMNTLELLSRQKGLTVHVSPSGTACYITSTMFYVEIQLENDGDVMDVKLAHFEEAPVVCDDLVQLLR